One part of the Rhodothermales bacterium genome encodes these proteins:
- a CDS encoding HAMP domain-containing sensor histidine kinase — MFLTFALFVGAAVLGVGMYAGLVLKGQFENATKRMLRDQGVRLVAALVDAPSEADAWFAMDQASRLLDMRIIVMRNDSLLFDVRGEPFKHNILLPPTLENVPIHQGRLDFEEYTAPDGMTVLIGAMKPPDSPYALRLIVPEPPLYALVNQMMIALMGGMMATFILTLFGSWVASREVTKPLEAINKSASSINEGKFDQKIYVDSRAAEFQDLAKNLNRMSDRFRNKIDDLQSLARLQGEFIGNVSHEVRNPIFAVSGYLEALSSPNLSPEQQKRYAQKGLANLERLSNLFNDLIEIARLEYREDLIKPAVFDLQELALEVAEMLRPKAETKELELEVENTPQLVLADRDRIRQVLVNLIENAIVYTDAGHVRFRFRRRGPKVRLEVVDTGRGIPEDHLERIFERFYRVDPDRSRKSGGTGLGLSIVKQILLAHEEQIHVESTPGRGTRFWFDLPYAGKNSELDAD; from the coding sequence ATGTTTCTCACGTTCGCCCTGTTCGTGGGAGCCGCCGTGCTGGGCGTCGGGATGTACGCCGGCCTCGTCCTCAAAGGCCAGTTCGAAAACGCGACCAAACGCATGCTCCGCGACCAGGGCGTGCGTCTGGTCGCGGCCCTCGTCGACGCCCCCAGCGAGGCCGATGCGTGGTTCGCGATGGACCAGGCGAGCCGGCTGCTCGACATGCGCATCATCGTCATGCGCAACGACTCGCTCCTGTTCGACGTCCGCGGCGAACCGTTCAAGCACAACATCCTCCTTCCGCCCACCCTGGAGAACGTGCCCATCCATCAGGGCCGGCTGGATTTCGAGGAATACACGGCCCCCGACGGCATGACGGTCCTTATCGGCGCCATGAAGCCGCCGGATTCGCCCTACGCGCTCCGCCTCATCGTGCCCGAACCGCCGCTCTACGCCCTCGTCAACCAGATGATGATCGCGTTGATGGGCGGCATGATGGCGACCTTTATCCTCACCCTCTTCGGCAGCTGGGTCGCCTCGCGCGAGGTGACGAAGCCGCTGGAAGCCATCAACAAGAGCGCCAGCAGCATCAACGAGGGGAAATTCGATCAGAAGATCTATGTGGACTCCCGCGCGGCGGAGTTTCAGGACCTGGCGAAGAACCTCAACCGGATGTCGGACCGGTTCCGCAACAAGATCGACGACCTCCAGAGCCTGGCGCGCCTGCAGGGCGAATTCATCGGCAACGTCAGCCATGAAGTCCGCAACCCGATCTTCGCCGTGAGCGGCTATCTGGAGGCGCTGTCCTCCCCCAACCTGTCGCCGGAGCAGCAGAAACGCTACGCCCAGAAAGGGCTGGCCAACCTGGAGCGGCTGAGCAACCTGTTCAACGACCTGATCGAGATCGCCCGGCTCGAGTACCGGGAGGACCTCATCAAGCCGGCGGTATTCGACCTCCAGGAACTCGCCCTCGAGGTCGCCGAGATGCTCCGCCCGAAAGCGGAAACCAAGGAACTGGAGCTGGAGGTGGAGAACACCCCCCAGCTCGTGCTGGCGGACCGCGACCGCATCCGGCAGGTGCTCGTGAACCTGATCGAAAACGCCATCGTCTACACCGACGCCGGCCACGTCCGCTTCCGGTTCCGCCGGCGCGGGCCGAAGGTGCGCCTGGAGGTCGTCGACACGGGCCGCGGGATCCCGGAAGACCACCTGGAGCGTATTTTCGAGCGGTTCTACCGGGTCGATCCGGACCGCTCCCGCAAAAGCGGCGGGACGGGGCTCGGGCTCAGCATCGTCAAACAGATCCTGCTGGCGCACGAGGAGCAGATCCACGTGGAGAGCACGCCCGGACGCGGCACGCGATTCTGGTTCGACCTCCCCTACGCCGGCAAAAACTCCGAACTCGACGCCGATTGA